A section of the Lusitaniella coriacea LEGE 07157 genome encodes:
- a CDS encoding Npun_F5560 family protein has translation MNLTENLNVKNLRGELSRLREELQLRDQLVQQLSQELFRLVKGNANFTPTPEVSEQHQSELRLLREQLQEVEQQVQFYQQQISVRDKEIYQLRQSVQELTDRSRMLEQTIQEMPHIYRRKFAERMTPVREKIEQLQRENRQLHAELQSVSYRLAVKNRRTNTKVDLPSFSRPLSSPIPSFGTV, from the coding sequence GTGAATCTGACTGAAAATTTAAATGTTAAAAACCTGCGCGGCGAACTGTCTCGGTTACGAGAGGAGTTGCAACTAAGAGATCAACTGGTTCAGCAGTTGTCTCAAGAACTTTTCCGTTTGGTGAAAGGGAATGCAAATTTCACGCCGACTCCGGAAGTGTCTGAGCAACATCAAAGTGAGTTGCGCTTGCTCCGGGAGCAGCTACAGGAAGTCGAGCAGCAGGTACAATTTTACCAACAACAGATTTCTGTTCGCGATAAGGAAATCTACCAGTTGCGTCAATCGGTACAGGAGTTAACCGATCGCAGTCGGATGTTGGAGCAAACGATTCAGGAAATGCCCCACATTTATCGTCGTAAGTTTGCCGAACGGATGACTCCGGTGAGAGAGAAGATCGAGCAATTACAACGAGAAAATCGACAACTTCATGCAGAACTCCAAAGTGTAAGCTATCGTTTAGCGGTGAAAAATCGTCGCACGAATACAAAGGTGGATTTACCCTCATTTTCTCGACCTCTATCTAGTCCGATTCCCAGTTTTGGGACGGTTTAA
- the mnmE gene encoding tRNA uridine-5-carboxymethylaminomethyl(34) synthesis GTPase MnmE — protein sequence MSKTVVQAETIVAIASAVVPDRGSIGIVRLSGNGAMAIARLLFDAPGQQQWESHRILYGYVRHPRDRSIVDEALLLLMLSPRSFTREDVVEFHCHGGIIPVQQVLQLCLEAGAKLAQPGEFTLRAFLNGRIDLTQAESVAELVGARSRQASQIALAGLQGKLAQPIRELRSTCLDILAEVEARIDFEEDLPPLREAAIAENLKAVLNQTQAILATADRGQLLRSGLNVAIVGRPNVGKSSLLNAWSQSDRAIVTDLPGTTRDLVESQLVVGGIPVQVIDTAGIRDTTDTVEKIGVARSRKAAQAADLVILTIDANAGWTKEDEDIYQQVRDRPIILAINKIDLLCAKSLQIPPLPIHKIIKTIASQNKGIDDLERAILDSVEGGNLRAADTEIAINQRQAAALTRAKTSLEQVCQTMRDRLPLDFWTIDLRGAIQALGEITGEEVTESVLDRIFSRFCIGK from the coding sequence GTGTCAAAAACTGTCGTGCAAGCTGAAACAATTGTCGCGATCGCGTCTGCTGTTGTTCCCGATCGAGGAAGTATTGGCATTGTTCGTTTGTCGGGGAATGGGGCAATGGCGATCGCGCGCTTGCTTTTTGATGCGCCGGGACAGCAACAATGGGAAAGTCACCGCATTCTCTACGGCTATGTTCGCCATCCGCGCGATCGGTCGATAGTAGATGAAGCCCTGCTTTTGCTGATGCTCTCTCCTCGCTCGTTTACGCGGGAAGATGTTGTAGAATTCCACTGTCATGGGGGTATTATACCCGTTCAACAGGTTTTGCAACTCTGCCTAGAGGCAGGAGCAAAGTTGGCACAGCCGGGAGAATTTACGCTGCGTGCTTTTCTCAACGGACGGATCGACCTAACCCAGGCGGAAAGCGTTGCAGAATTGGTGGGTGCGCGATCGCGCCAAGCCTCTCAAATTGCCCTTGCGGGGTTGCAGGGAAAACTCGCCCAGCCCATTCGAGAGTTGCGTTCGACTTGTTTAGATATTTTGGCGGAGGTGGAGGCAAGGATTGATTTTGAGGAGGATTTACCCCCTTTACGGGAAGCCGCGATCGCGGAAAATTTGAAGGCGGTATTAAACCAAACCCAAGCCATTCTCGCCACTGCCGATCGCGGACAACTCCTGCGAAGCGGTCTAAATGTTGCCATTGTCGGTCGTCCGAATGTGGGGAAATCCAGCCTGTTGAACGCTTGGAGTCAAAGCGATCGCGCGATCGTCACCGATTTGCCCGGAACCACCCGCGATTTAGTGGAATCGCAATTGGTAGTAGGGGGAATTCCCGTGCAAGTGATTGATACCGCAGGCATTCGCGACACCACCGATACCGTGGAAAAAATTGGAGTCGCGCGATCGCGCAAAGCAGCCCAAGCTGCCGATCTCGTGATCCTCACCATCGACGCAAACGCCGGATGGACAAAAGAAGATGAGGACATTTATCAACAAGTGCGCGATCGTCCGATAATCCTCGCGATTAACAAAATCGATCTCCTTTGCGCCAAATCCCTACAAATACCTCCTCTCCCCATCCACAAAATCATTAAAACAATTGCCTCCCAAAATAAAGGCATCGACGACCTCGAACGCGCTATTTTAGACAGCGTAGAAGGGGGAAACCTCCGTGCAGCAGATACCGAAATTGCCATCAATCAACGCCAAGCAGCGGCACTAACCCGCGCAAAAACGTCTTTAGAGCAAGTTTGTCAAACAATGCGCGATCGGCTTCCTCTCGACTTTTGGACGATCGATCTGCGAGGCGCAATCCAAGCATTAGGGGAAATTACCGGAGAAGAAGTCACCGAATCTGTCCTCGACCGCATTTTTAGTCGGTTTTGTATTGGCAAGTAA
- a CDS encoding DUF4340 domain-containing protein, with the protein MKLQRQTWILVALALCLGGFVYFYEIQGSSKREIAREQEKELFDFEEKQIQAVTIEKPKQTLVFEREEDENHPWQMKKPEDERASEASIAFLLDLIAQGKRDRAFSAPVEKLKDYGLTQPLATVTVRLKDREESHVIVLGKPNFDEKFLYARIDPPETPKAEAEVALIPIDFKYAVEREFEEWKAEEGDEEVEEAGEAEEAGEAEEAEGDGGDDTETR; encoded by the coding sequence ATGAAATTACAGCGACAAACTTGGATTTTAGTGGCTTTAGCCTTATGTTTAGGGGGTTTTGTTTATTTTTACGAGATTCAGGGATCGTCAAAACGAGAAATTGCTCGGGAGCAAGAAAAAGAGCTTTTTGACTTTGAGGAAAAACAGATTCAAGCTGTAACGATAGAAAAACCCAAGCAAACATTAGTTTTTGAGCGTGAGGAGGACGAAAATCACCCTTGGCAAATGAAAAAGCCGGAAGATGAGCGGGCAAGCGAAGCATCTATTGCTTTTTTATTAGATTTAATCGCTCAGGGAAAGCGCGATCGCGCCTTTAGCGCTCCTGTTGAGAAACTTAAGGATTATGGCTTAACGCAACCCCTTGCCACTGTAACGGTTCGACTCAAAGATCGTGAAGAATCGCACGTCATCGTCTTAGGAAAGCCTAATTTTGATGAGAAGTTCCTCTATGCTCGCATCGATCCCCCAGAAACGCCCAAAGCTGAGGCAGAGGTTGCATTGATTCCCATCGATTTTAAATACGCAGTCGAACGGGAGTTTGAGGAGTGGAAGGCTGAGGAGGGAGATGAGGAAGTTGAGGAAGCTGGGGAAGCTGAGGAAGCTGGAGAAGCCGAGGAAGCTGAGGGAGATGGAGGAGATGACACGGAGACGCGGTGA
- the mtnA gene encoding S-methyl-5-thioribose-1-phosphate isomerase, with translation MTPSTDPIYPIVWQRDRVILIDQTCLPREFKQVEINHYEEMAQAIKTMIVRGAPAIGIAAAYGMYLGAREIQTRDRVEFLQHLENIAQHLRQTRPTAVNLFWAIARQLETVRNTSGTVKDLQNILLETAQRIQAEDLETCKNIGDNGLTALPKEPEKLTLLTHCNAGSLATAGYGTALGVIRSAWSAGRLGRVYADETRPRLQGAKLTAWECVREGIPVTVIADGMAAHCMKKGLIDVVVVGADRIAANGDAANKIGTYSLAVVAQAHNIPFFVAAPLSTVDFKLNCGDEIPIEERDPAEIYQVGTTQICPDGAEFYNPAFDVTPASLIAGIITEKGAVKPGELIQLRSQ, from the coding sequence ATGACTCCGAGTACCGACCCAATTTACCCAATTGTTTGGCAGCGCGATCGCGTGATTCTCATCGATCAAACCTGTTTGCCCAGAGAATTTAAGCAGGTTGAGATTAATCATTATGAGGAGATGGCACAAGCAATTAAAACAATGATCGTTCGCGGCGCACCTGCAATTGGGATTGCGGCAGCATACGGGATGTATTTGGGGGCGAGAGAGATTCAAACGCGCGATCGAGTAGAGTTCCTACAACACCTCGAAAATATCGCCCAACACCTCCGCCAAACTCGTCCCACCGCCGTTAATCTCTTCTGGGCGATCGCGCGACAACTAGAAACGGTTCGCAACACCTCTGGAACCGTCAAAGATTTACAAAATATTCTCCTCGAAACCGCCCAACGCATTCAAGCAGAAGATCTCGAAACCTGCAAAAACATTGGCGACAACGGACTGACTGCGTTGCCCAAAGAACCAGAAAAACTAACCCTGCTCACCCACTGCAATGCGGGTTCTCTCGCCACCGCAGGCTACGGAACGGCGTTGGGGGTGATTCGTTCTGCGTGGTCTGCGGGACGCTTGGGGCGCGTTTACGCCGATGAAACCCGTCCCCGCCTTCAAGGGGCAAAACTAACCGCCTGGGAGTGCGTTCGAGAAGGGATTCCCGTGACGGTGATAGCTGATGGAATGGCAGCACATTGCATGAAAAAAGGACTCATTGATGTGGTGGTTGTCGGTGCGGATCGCATTGCAGCCAATGGCGATGCGGCAAATAAAATTGGAACCTATTCCCTCGCAGTCGTTGCCCAAGCCCATAACATTCCCTTTTTCGTTGCCGCACCCCTCTCCACCGTCGATTTTAAGCTCAATTGTGGCGATGAAATTCCCATTGAAGAACGGGATCCTGCTGAAATTTATCAAGTGGGGACAACGCAAATTTGTCCCGATGGGGCTGAATTTTACAACCCTGCTTTTGATGTCACCCCCGCTTCCTTAATTGCAGGGATTATCACGGAAAAGGGCGCGGTGAAACCGGGCGAGTTGATTCAGTTGCGATCCCAATAA
- the petD gene encoding cytochrome b6-f complex subunit IV, with amino-acid sequence MSTLKKPDLSDPKLRAKLAQGMGHNYYGEPAWPNDLLYVFPIVIMGTIALCIGLAVLDPAIVGEPADPFATPLEILPEWYLYPVFQILRILPNKLLGIACMAGIPLGLMFVPFIENVNKFQNPFRRPVATAVFLFGTAVTIWLGIGAIMPIDESLTLGLF; translated from the coding sequence ATGTCAACTTTGAAAAAACCGGATCTTAGCGATCCAAAACTGCGAGCCAAACTCGCTCAAGGAATGGGTCACAACTACTACGGCGAACCCGCTTGGCCCAACGACTTGCTCTACGTGTTCCCCATCGTGATCATGGGAACTATTGCCTTGTGTATTGGTTTAGCGGTTCTAGACCCTGCAATCGTTGGCGAACCCGCCGATCCCTTTGCAACCCCCCTAGAAATTTTGCCGGAATGGTATCTTTACCCCGTTTTCCAAATCCTGCGCATTCTCCCCAATAAATTGCTGGGGATTGCTTGCATGGCAGGAATTCCTTTGGGATTAATGTTTGTTCCTTTCATCGAAAACGTCAACAAGTTCCAAAATCCCTTCCGCCGTCCGGTTGCGACTGCTGTTTTCCTCTTTGGAACCGCCGTAACGATTTGGTTGGGAATTGGTGCCATCATGCCCATTGATGAATCTCTGACTTTGGGTCTGTTCTAG
- the ctpA gene encoding carboxyl-terminal processing protease CtpA: protein MGSRGFRTTVLVVCAIALSWILWMPSAAAFTEEQKLFLQSWRIVNQAYIDDTFNDHNWWVLRQKFMQRHFDNREETYDAIREMLATLDDPFTRFLAPEQYRSLQVNTSGELSGVGLQIDLDPETQQLEVVAPIAGSPASQVGIEPLDRILEIDGVDTSKLTLEEAANRMRGQAGTSVRLKIQRPRNGQIEVYEIVRDRISLNPVYSTLDTETGKNPIGYVRLSQFSANATTELTRAISRLEKQGAQGYILDLRNNPGGLLQAGVDIARLWLDNRTIVYTVNRQGVLGSFDAKHSAITEAPLVVLVNQGTASASEILAGALQDNDRAILVGEKTFGKGLIQSLFELPDDSGLAVTVAKYETPNRKDIHKVGIIPNKTVSQDPIMLSQVGTKADKQYQAAVELLTEKPVLAQAA, encoded by the coding sequence ATGGGTTCACGAGGTTTTCGGACAACTGTTTTGGTCGTTTGCGCGATCGCGCTTTCTTGGATTTTATGGATGCCGAGTGCGGCAGCATTCACCGAAGAACAAAAACTTTTTTTACAATCTTGGCGAATTGTTAATCAAGCTTATATAGACGACACATTTAACGATCATAATTGGTGGGTGCTGCGCCAGAAGTTCATGCAACGCCACTTCGATAATCGCGAGGAAACCTACGACGCAATTCGGGAGATGCTCGCTACCCTAGACGATCCTTTTACCCGCTTCCTTGCCCCGGAACAGTATCGCAGTTTGCAGGTGAATACTTCTGGAGAACTTTCTGGAGTGGGATTGCAGATCGATCTCGACCCGGAAACCCAACAGTTGGAAGTTGTTGCGCCGATTGCGGGTTCTCCGGCGAGTCAGGTGGGAATCGAACCTCTTGACCGAATTCTCGAAATTGATGGGGTCGATACCTCAAAACTGACTCTAGAAGAGGCGGCAAATCGAATGCGCGGTCAGGCGGGTACGTCAGTTCGCCTTAAGATTCAACGACCTCGGAACGGGCAAATCGAGGTTTATGAAATTGTGCGCGATCGCATTTCCCTCAACCCGGTTTATTCAACCCTAGATACCGAAACGGGAAAAAATCCCATTGGCTATGTTCGCCTCTCTCAATTTAGTGCCAACGCGACGACAGAATTGACTCGCGCAATTTCTCGCCTGGAGAAACAAGGCGCACAGGGATATATTCTCGATTTGCGCAACAATCCCGGTGGTCTTCTGCAAGCGGGGGTTGATATTGCTCGTTTGTGGCTCGATAACCGTACCATTGTCTATACCGTCAATCGTCAAGGAGTTTTGGGGAGTTTTGATGCCAAACATTCTGCCATCACCGAAGCGCCTTTAGTCGTGTTGGTCAATCAAGGAACCGCAAGTGCAAGCGAAATTCTTGCGGGGGCATTGCAAGATAATGATCGGGCGATTTTGGTGGGAGAAAAGACGTTTGGAAAGGGCTTGATTCAGTCTTTATTTGAGTTGCCGGATGATTCTGGTTTAGCGGTGACGGTGGCAAAGTATGAAACCCCCAATCGTAAAGATATTCATAAAGTCGGCATTATCCCCAACAAAACTGTTTCCCAAGACCCCATTATGTTGAGTCAGGTGGGAACGAAAGCGGATAAACAGTACCAAGCGGCGGTTGAGTTGTTAACGGAAAAGCCCGTTCTCGCCCAAGCAGCGTAA
- a CDS encoding GDP-mannose 4,6-dehydratase has product MAKTALIAGITGQDGYYLSRLLLEKGYQVAGLIPPQRCKSIEKLGEIAERIKVCNIELTDAPGLLSVVEQLQPDEIYNLAAPSFVPDSWNDPLGTLDLVTGTATRLLAGVRQVGIPARFYQASSSEMFGEVNCSPQDENTPFRPKNPYAAAKVHAHWTMVHHRQRYNLFACSGILFNHESPRRPPSFVTRKVTLAAASIKLGLGERLEIGNLDAKRDWGYAGDYVEAMWRMLQAENPEDYVIGTGHLHTVRELVAAAFSCVDLDWEKYVTVNPRFFRPDEHFQLMANPVKAKQNLGWEPQVSFEMLIEKMVFKDLERLQREKD; this is encoded by the coding sequence ATGGCAAAAACAGCACTGATTGCAGGAATTACAGGTCAAGATGGTTACTATCTCAGCCGCTTGCTACTGGAAAAAGGATATCAAGTTGCTGGTTTGATCCCTCCCCAACGTTGTAAAAGTATCGAAAAGCTAGGCGAGATTGCAGAACGCATCAAGGTTTGCAATATTGAGCTAACGGATGCTCCAGGATTGCTTTCTGTTGTTGAGCAGCTACAACCAGACGAAATTTATAATTTAGCGGCTCCGAGTTTTGTCCCCGACTCTTGGAACGATCCGTTGGGAACTTTGGATTTGGTCACGGGAACAGCAACGCGCCTCCTGGCAGGCGTTCGTCAGGTGGGGATTCCCGCGCGTTTTTATCAAGCGAGCAGCTCTGAGATGTTTGGCGAGGTCAATTGCTCTCCTCAAGATGAGAATACGCCCTTTCGCCCAAAAAACCCCTACGCGGCAGCGAAAGTTCACGCGCACTGGACAATGGTGCATCATCGACAGCGCTACAATTTATTCGCCTGTAGCGGAATTTTGTTCAATCACGAATCCCCGCGCCGTCCCCCCTCTTTTGTTACCCGTAAGGTGACGCTGGCAGCGGCTTCGATTAAATTGGGTTTGGGAGAACGCTTGGAAATTGGAAACCTCGATGCCAAAAGGGATTGGGGCTATGCAGGAGATTATGTGGAAGCGATGTGGCGAATGCTGCAAGCGGAAAACCCGGAAGATTATGTTATTGGAACGGGTCATTTACATACTGTGCGGGAGTTGGTAGCGGCGGCTTTTTCCTGTGTCGATCTCGATTGGGAGAAGTATGTGACAGTCAACCCTAGGTTTTTTCGTCCCGACGAGCATTTTCAATTGATGGCAAACCCTGTAAAAGCCAAGCAAAATCTGGGTTGGGAACCTCAAGTGAGTTTTGAGATGTTGATTGAGAAAATGGTTTTCAAGGATTTGGAACGGCTGCAACGAGAAAAAGACTGA
- a CDS encoding glycosyltransferase family 4 protein, which translates to MNYSQLKYDDSPAPSDTLKKERDRDPELIPQRTAQHIFVFLEIFNQEGGIQSYVKDIFSAYLTLAQQESRNPAIQPYHAEVFVLRDTSNCDNPFESQFIKFHYLGTSKPWLGRIKLSASLVARIVQQRPDRVFCGHINLAPLVGSVCQSIGIPYTVLTYGKEVWEILTPLKKKALDDASEIWTISRYSRDRACEANQLDPQKIQLLPCIVNCNVFTPGEKPQTLLERYDLGGSKVLMTVARLWSGDRYKGVDVTIRALPKIAKSFPDIKYLVIGRGDDQPRLAQLAEDLGVRDRVVFAGFVPTEELPDHYRVADAYVMPSQEGFGIVYLEAMACGIPVVSGNTDGSSEPLQDGKVGWQVPRKDEQAVAAACIEILSGNDKRSNGQWLREQCVESFSKDALTHRLQELLDRAD; encoded by the coding sequence ATGAACTACTCACAACTTAAGTATGACGACTCCCCAGCTCCTTCTGACACTCTCAAAAAGGAGCGCGATCGAGATCCGGAATTAATTCCCCAAAGAACGGCTCAACATATTTTTGTTTTTTTAGAAATTTTTAACCAAGAAGGTGGCATTCAATCCTACGTTAAGGATATTTTTAGCGCTTATCTCACCCTAGCCCAACAGGAATCGCGCAATCCTGCCATCCAACCCTATCACGCAGAAGTTTTTGTCCTGCGCGACACCTCCAACTGCGATAACCCTTTTGAAAGTCAATTCATCAAATTTCACTATCTCGGCACCAGCAAACCCTGGTTGGGACGAATTAAGCTTTCTGCTTCCCTGGTTGCTCGAATCGTGCAACAACGCCCCGATCGCGTTTTTTGCGGTCACATTAACCTTGCACCGCTTGTCGGTAGCGTGTGTCAGTCCATCGGCATTCCCTACACCGTTCTGACCTACGGGAAAGAAGTGTGGGAAATCTTAACACCTCTGAAGAAAAAAGCGTTAGATGATGCATCGGAGATTTGGACGATTAGCCGCTATAGCCGCGATCGCGCCTGCGAAGCCAATCAACTCGATCCTCAAAAAATTCAACTGCTTCCTTGTATTGTTAATTGCAACGTGTTTACTCCCGGCGAAAAACCCCAAACCCTCCTAGAACGCTACGATTTAGGAGGGTCAAAAGTATTAATGACTGTCGCCCGCTTGTGGTCGGGAGATCGCTACAAAGGCGTTGATGTGACCATTCGCGCCTTACCCAAAATTGCCAAGTCTTTTCCTGACATTAAATATTTAGTTATTGGTCGCGGAGATGACCAACCCCGCCTCGCTCAACTCGCAGAAGATTTAGGCGTGCGCGATCGCGTGGTCTTTGCCGGATTTGTCCCCACGGAAGAATTGCCCGATCATTACCGCGTTGCCGATGCTTACGTGATGCCCTCCCAAGAAGGGTTTGGCATCGTCTACCTCGAAGCAATGGCGTGCGGGATTCCCGTCGTGTCGGGGAATACAGATGGTTCCTCAGAACCCCTGCAAGATGGCAAAGTGGGGTGGCAAGTCCCTCGCAAAGACGAACAAGCTGTCGCGGCTGCTTGTATTGAAATCCTTTCTGGCAATGACAAACGTAGCAACGGTCAGTGGTTGCGCGAGCAGTGCGTGGAATCCTTTAGCAAAGACGCTCTAACTCATAGATTGCAAGAGTTACTCGATCGCGCGGATTAA
- the petB gene encoding cytochrome b6 gives MFSKQVTDSKVYQWFEERLEVQALADDITNKYVPPHVNIFYCLGGITLVCFVIQFATGFAMTFYYKPTVAEAFTSVQYIMTEVNFGWLIRSVHRWSASMMVLMMILHVFRIYLTGGFKKPRELTWVTGVFLAVITVSFGVTGYSLPWDQVGYWAVKIVSGVPSAIPVVGDLIVELLRGGVSVGQGTLTRYYSLHTFVLPWMIAVFMLLHFLMIRKQGISGPL, from the coding sequence ATGTTTTCTAAGCAAGTAACAGATTCCAAAGTTTACCAATGGTTTGAGGAACGCCTGGAAGTACAGGCGCTTGCGGATGACATTACTAACAAATATGTTCCTCCCCACGTCAACATCTTCTACTGCCTAGGGGGTATCACCCTCGTCTGCTTTGTAATCCAGTTTGCCACTGGATTCGCAATGACCTTCTACTACAAACCAACGGTCGCAGAAGCATTTACTTCCGTTCAGTACATCATGACCGAAGTCAACTTCGGTTGGCTGATCCGCTCCGTTCACCGTTGGTCCGCCAGTATGATGGTGCTGATGATGATCCTGCACGTCTTCCGAATTTATCTCACCGGTGGATTCAAAAAGCCCCGTGAACTGACTTGGGTAACCGGCGTATTCCTCGCCGTCATCACCGTCTCCTTCGGCGTAACCGGATACTCCCTTCCTTGGGATCAAGTCGGTTATTGGGCGGTCAAAATCGTGTCTGGCGTTCCCTCTGCAATTCCCGTCGTTGGCGATTTAATTGTTGAATTGCTGCGAGGCGGCGTGAGTGTCGGTCAAGGAACCCTAACCCGCTACTACAGCTTGCATACCTTTGTCCTCCCTTGGATGATTGCCGTCTTCATGCTGTTACATTTCCTCATGATCCGCAAGCAAGGAATTTCTGGTCCCCTTTAA
- a CDS encoding DUF2062 domain-containing protein has product MQRSSPVVEKPVRDRPSPKRNQHSWLRNIRLYYYRLLRLQGSSGAIARGIASGVFAGCFPFFGVQILLGVLLATVVRGNRFAAAAGTWISNPITYVPIFIFNFKIGERLLGLHYTSLSIDEIDWQSAEILDLGLAFLAPLFVGCLVTGSIAAICSYFLSSQLFKRWHQSRRNATRRNREWSDREWLDR; this is encoded by the coding sequence ATGCAACGTTCATCTCCCGTCGTGGAAAAACCCGTTCGAGATCGCCCCTCTCCCAAACGCAATCAACACAGTTGGTTGAGGAATATTCGACTCTACTACTATCGCTTGCTTCGCCTCCAAGGATCTTCCGGCGCGATCGCGCGGGGAATTGCCTCTGGCGTTTTCGCAGGATGTTTCCCCTTCTTCGGCGTACAAATTCTCCTCGGCGTTTTACTCGCCACGGTCGTGCGGGGAAATCGCTTTGCTGCGGCGGCGGGAACCTGGATTAGCAACCCCATTACCTACGTTCCAATTTTTATCTTCAATTTCAAAATTGGCGAACGGCTTCTCGGACTGCACTATACCTCGCTGTCGATTGATGAAATTGACTGGCAATCCGCAGAAATCTTAGACCTTGGTTTAGCCTTTCTCGCACCTCTTTTTGTCGGGTGTCTTGTGACGGGTTCAATTGCCGCGATTTGCAGTTATTTTCTCAGTTCACAGCTTTTCAAACGCTGGCATCAGTCTCGACGCAACGCCACTCGCCGGAATCGAGAATGGTCAGATCGAGAATGGCTTGATCGGTAA
- a CDS encoding DNA-directed RNA polymerase subunit omega, with protein MPKRLSFDSTHIMACADQLMGAASNRYRITVQVANRAKRRRYEDFEMNDDPMMKPVIRAVIEMSDEITQPEIIGD; from the coding sequence ATGCCGAAACGCCTCTCCTTTGACTCCACGCACATTATGGCTTGCGCCGATCAGTTAATGGGTGCTGCCTCAAATCGCTATCGCATTACGGTGCAGGTGGCGAATCGCGCTAAACGTCGCCGCTACGAAGATTTTGAGATGAATGACGATCCGATGATGAAACCTGTGATTCGCGCTGTGATTGAGATGTCAGATGAGATTACACAGCCGGAAATTATTGGCGATTAG
- a CDS encoding Uma2 family endonuclease, with the protein MTSRTPPITQTDPPRPPWETLPTMYDLPSDNPKDLGLPDDFHFLQPLLLFLTFLPPNWNPEQVYSAADLNLYYDLEHPQWYKRPDWFGVVGTSKLYRGEDLRLSYVTWQEQANPFVVVELLSPGTEGEDLGGIQQEQNRPPRKWDVYERILRIPYYIVFSRYTNELQGFHLVGAQYAPMELEEGQLHLPELELKLGIWQGEFQGIERLWLRWFTEAGDLIPIPEEKVQQAQQEAAEANRKAERLAKRLRELGIDPDNL; encoded by the coding sequence ATGACCTCGCGCACTCCCCCCATCACTCAAACCGACCCCCCACGTCCTCCCTGGGAAACCCTTCCCACCATGTACGATTTACCCAGCGACAACCCAAAGGACCTCGGTTTGCCTGACGATTTTCACTTTCTCCAACCCCTCCTCCTTTTCCTCACCTTCCTCCCTCCCAATTGGAACCCCGAACAAGTCTACAGCGCCGCAGACCTCAATCTGTATTACGACCTCGAACATCCCCAATGGTACAAGCGTCCCGATTGGTTTGGAGTCGTTGGCACATCCAAACTCTACCGGGGAGAAGATTTGCGTTTGAGTTATGTCACTTGGCAGGAACAAGCCAATCCCTTTGTCGTAGTGGAGTTACTCTCGCCGGGAACCGAAGGGGAGGATTTAGGAGGAATACAACAGGAGCAGAACCGTCCGCCGAGGAAATGGGACGTTTACGAGCGCATTTTGCGAATTCCTTACTACATCGTCTTTAGTCGTTATACCAACGAATTGCAAGGATTCCATTTAGTGGGGGCGCAATACGCACCGATGGAGTTAGAAGAAGGACAGTTGCACCTGCCGGAATTGGAGTTAAAGTTGGGGATTTGGCAAGGTGAATTTCAAGGAATCGAGCGGTTGTGGTTGCGGTGGTTTACCGAAGCGGGGGATTTGATTCCCATTCCTGAAGAAAAGGTTCAACAAGCACAACAAGAAGCAGCAGAAGCAAACAGAAAAGCCGAACGACTCGCCAAACGCTTGCGGGAATTAGGGATCGATCCGGATAATTTATAA
- a CDS encoding DUF4330 domain-containing protein, protein MKILDNKGRLFGKLSLLDLGAGLIVLAVIFGIFIFPGTSGSIAQGSSVKPVEIDMIVRGLSVGDPEALIAELEDTQKTDLIIRNESHGEVAIKAIDPLKRLVVVPQPDGTAKALPDPRPSEETFSTDMIITLADEAQVNEEGIVLGGQKIKIGTLLELEGKTYNFKGSVMGVRILD, encoded by the coding sequence ATGAAAATTCTAGACAATAAAGGACGACTGTTCGGCAAACTCAGCCTACTCGATTTAGGAGCGGGTCTGATCGTGCTGGCGGTTATTTTTGGTATTTTTATTTTTCCGGGAACTTCGGGTTCTATTGCCCAAGGGAGTAGCGTCAAACCCGTTGAGATCGATATGATCGTTCGCGGTTTGAGTGTCGGCGATCCCGAAGCATTAATTGCAGAACTAGAGGACACCCAAAAAACCGATCTCATTATTCGCAATGAATCCCACGGCGAAGTTGCAATTAAGGCAATCGATCCTCTAAAGCGATTAGTCGTCGTTCCTCAACCCGACGGTACGGCAAAAGCGCTACCCGATCCTCGTCCTTCGGAAGAAACTTTCAGTACGGATATGATTATTACCCTTGCTGATGAAGCTCAGGTGAATGAGGAGGGCATTGTTTTAGGCGGACAAAAGATCAAAATAGGAACGCTGTTGGAGCTTGAAGGGAAAACTTACAACTTCAAAGGCAGCGTGATGGGCGTTCGGATTCTCGATTAA